Proteins from a genomic interval of Sandaracinaceae bacterium:
- a CDS encoding MopE-related protein, whose protein sequence is MRLFAVVLCVIGCAAPAPACDGAACRPDGCACLFDAECGRDFECEACACVPLCVDRDGDGFVAGDGCSVVTDRDCDDDDAGSFPGATETCGDGIDQNCRAGADERVVCGECAMMGPRECGVRRCRGLQDCDAAGFWGPCVPVVTPTPEICGNDEDDDCNGVIDDC, encoded by the coding sequence GTGCGTCTCTTCGCGGTCGTTCTCTGTGTGATCGGCTGCGCCGCGCCGGCGCCCGCCTGCGACGGAGCGGCGTGCCGCCCCGATGGCTGCGCGTGCCTCTTCGACGCGGAGTGTGGCCGCGACTTCGAGTGCGAGGCGTGCGCGTGCGTGCCGCTCTGCGTCGATCGCGACGGGGACGGCTTCGTGGCCGGGGACGGCTGCTCGGTGGTGACCGACCGCGACTGCGACGACGACGACGCGGGGAGCTTCCCCGGCGCGACCGAGACGTGCGGCGACGGGATCGATCAGAACTGCAGGGCAGGCGCCGACGAGCGCGTGGTCTGCGGCGAGTGCGCGATGATGGGCCCGAGGGAGTGCGGGGTGCGCCGCTGCCGCGGCCTGCAGGACTGCGACGCGGCCGGCTTCTGGGGACCTTGCGTCCCGGTGGTCACTCCCACGCCCGAGATCTGCGGCAACGACGAAGACGACGACTGCAACGGCGTCATCGACGATTGCTGA
- a CDS encoding OmpA family protein: protein MNRSVARALSAVLVAFGMTLAGPALAQERAHEPLYVTVDMGVSGAVADPVEDQFEIGGAGAVGMYYALIPELALGGEVLGGALAEGHRVPQDPVDRGVADFGLMSASLRIYPFASLMAAHTDHRSAGFYLQASPGVALFDGEVVPGYAAAAGYDIPLGPITIGPKFRFMHFIETHGRFGDSDPLMVMGAVEVAFLDAREPVAEPEPFDAANAPPAELDLVPVAVSAEPLPSIEMGPNPALRVDQRAYFDFDEVTLRPEAEQELDLVAMHYGKFGDRYERLIVEGHADDRGHHGYNEPLSAARALAVVRYLVGAGVPLEAMEVRAFGESDPLTTAQDTPLAHQINRRVQVEVVWNDALRPPGEMPEPDPTLPARIDPADDEDDRPGRAERLLEEQRRALAEVIGQDVHIAIRDVGEARGLRRVEIQTASDSVARR from the coding sequence ATGAATCGAAGCGTCGCACGCGCGCTGAGCGCAGTGCTCGTCGCGTTCGGGATGACGCTGGCCGGGCCCGCGCTGGCGCAGGAGCGCGCACACGAGCCGCTCTACGTGACGGTGGATATGGGCGTGAGCGGCGCGGTCGCCGATCCGGTGGAGGACCAGTTCGAGATCGGTGGAGCCGGCGCCGTCGGCATGTACTACGCGCTGATCCCGGAGCTCGCGCTGGGCGGAGAGGTGCTCGGCGGCGCGCTCGCGGAGGGCCACCGCGTCCCGCAGGATCCCGTCGACCGGGGCGTCGCCGACTTCGGGCTGATGAGCGCGTCGCTGCGCATCTACCCGTTCGCGTCGCTCATGGCCGCGCACACGGACCACCGCTCGGCCGGCTTCTACCTGCAGGCGTCGCCTGGCGTGGCGCTCTTCGATGGCGAGGTGGTGCCGGGCTACGCGGCCGCCGCGGGGTACGACATCCCGCTCGGCCCGATCACGATCGGTCCGAAGTTCCGCTTCATGCACTTCATCGAGACGCACGGGCGCTTCGGCGACTCCGACCCGCTCATGGTCATGGGCGCGGTCGAGGTGGCGTTCCTCGACGCGCGCGAGCCGGTCGCCGAGCCGGAGCCCTTCGACGCGGCCAACGCGCCGCCCGCGGAGCTGGACCTCGTGCCCGTCGCGGTGAGCGCGGAGCCGCTGCCTTCGATCGAGATGGGCCCCAACCCGGCGCTGCGCGTCGACCAGCGCGCGTACTTCGACTTCGACGAGGTGACCCTGCGCCCCGAGGCGGAGCAGGAGCTCGACCTCGTCGCGATGCACTACGGCAAGTTCGGTGACCGCTACGAGCGCCTGATCGTCGAGGGGCACGCGGACGACCGCGGTCACCACGGCTACAACGAGCCGCTCAGCGCCGCCCGCGCGCTCGCGGTGGTGCGCTACCTCGTCGGCGCCGGGGTGCCGCTCGAGGCGATGGAGGTGCGCGCGTTCGGCGAGTCGGACCCGCTCACGACGGCGCAGGACACGCCGCTCGCCCATCAGATCAACCGCCGCGTGCAGGTCGAGGTGGTCTGGAACGACGCGCTCCGGCCGCCGGGCGAGATGCCCGAGCCCGACCCGACCTTGCCGGCGCGAATCGACCCGGCCGACGACGAAGATGACCGCCCCGGGCGCGCCGAGCGCCTCCTCGAGGAGCAGCGCCGCGCGCTCGCAGAGGTGATCGGACAGGACGTCCATATCGCGATCCGGGACGTGGGCGAGGCGCGTGGCCTGCGGCGCGTCGAGATCCAGACGGCGAGCGACTCGGTCGCGCGGCGCTGA
- a CDS encoding alanine--tRNA ligase-related protein, with protein sequence MKTGPGKTERLHYDDPLALELESTVLEVSAWEGAPSVVLDRTVFYPESGGQLGDRGTLGGVAVDDVQVDGEGRVHHLVKEPLEVGATVRGQVDGARRRENMALHTGQHALSRALLDELGAVTVSSRLGATACTIDVDLSDLSLAQLKPVEDRVNALIDEDRPVRQLFPDDAELQRLSLRKPPPDTDRVRVVDIAGFDVTPCGGTHVTHTAQIELVWIEAVERYKGGTRITFSAGPRARRALMEQSKLLRDAATELTCAPPEVEAIARGLKGKLDDARREAGALRGQLAGALAASLEKDGDVVAMIDADVPLMKAVAERLATGSRLVALAAAREDGTDVLITRGPEGEVACGDLLREVAKAAGGRGGGRPQHAQGRLPVGVDWVTAVRDGLKRLD encoded by the coding sequence ATGAAGACAGGCCCCGGGAAAACCGAGCGGCTGCACTACGACGATCCGCTCGCGCTCGAGCTGGAGTCGACGGTCCTCGAGGTGAGCGCGTGGGAGGGCGCGCCCAGCGTCGTCCTCGACCGCACCGTCTTCTACCCGGAGTCGGGAGGCCAGCTCGGCGATCGCGGCACGCTCGGCGGCGTCGCGGTCGACGACGTCCAGGTGGACGGCGAGGGCCGCGTGCATCACCTGGTGAAGGAGCCGCTCGAGGTCGGCGCGACCGTGCGCGGGCAGGTCGACGGCGCGCGGCGGCGCGAGAACATGGCGCTCCACACCGGGCAGCACGCGCTGAGCCGGGCGCTCCTGGACGAGCTCGGCGCGGTGACGGTCTCGAGCCGGCTCGGGGCGACCGCGTGCACCATCGACGTGGACCTGAGCGACCTGAGCCTGGCCCAGCTGAAGCCGGTGGAGGACCGGGTCAACGCGCTCATCGACGAGGATCGCCCGGTGCGGCAGCTCTTCCCCGACGACGCCGAGCTCCAGCGCCTGAGCCTCCGCAAGCCGCCGCCCGACACCGATCGCGTGCGCGTGGTCGACATCGCGGGCTTCGACGTCACGCCCTGCGGCGGCACCCACGTGACGCACACGGCGCAGATCGAGCTCGTCTGGATCGAGGCGGTCGAGCGCTACAAGGGCGGCACCCGCATCACCTTCAGCGCCGGCCCGAGGGCGAGGCGCGCGCTCATGGAGCAATCCAAGCTGCTCCGCGACGCCGCGACCGAGCTGACCTGCGCCCCGCCCGAGGTCGAGGCCATCGCGCGCGGTCTGAAGGGCAAGCTCGACGACGCGCGGCGCGAGGCGGGCGCCCTCCGCGGGCAGCTCGCGGGCGCGCTCGCGGCGAGCCTGGAGAAGGACGGTGACGTCGTCGCGATGATCGACGCGGACGTGCCGCTGATGAAGGCCGTCGCCGAGCGCCTCGCCACCGGCTCGCGGCTCGTGGCGCTCGCGGCGGCGCGCGAGGACGGCACCGACGTCCTGATCACCCGCGGCCCCGAGGGCGAGGTCGCCTGCGGAGATCTCCTGCGAGAGGTCGCGAAGGCGGCCGGCGGGCGCGGCGGCGGCCGGCCTCAGCACGCCCAGGGACGGCTCCCGGTGGGGGTGGACTGGGTGACGGCGGTGCGCGACGGATTAAAGCGCCTCGATTAA